Proteins encoded by one window of Flexibacter flexilis DSM 6793:
- a CDS encoding DUF3095 domain-containing protein, translating into MPNYHFYRDLPLVTDFEKIFDDSTYVPVPPDWYVVITDVMGSTKAIEEGRYKDVNIAGGIATMAVSNLYKDLDYPFVFGGDGITFLIPEAIAPQVKDILVDTRQMCREHFKLDLRIGFLRVADIYAVGERIDIAKFKVSQPYNQAMISGSGLDYAESKLKSRTEGHLYAVPEDYVPQQKADFSGFTCRWQDIKSHKGETISLIIKLKKEADKQLLKDIFEGIQNILGTEQDYHPLSEENMKLADESYFTKEATILSRQTKGGEDYARFLKIAKQESFNLKWILRLRLNITYRKHKARVLDVKKTNMIASDFRKYDGTLKMVLSCTRANRERLAAYLESVYQQGQIYYGVHASDRALMTCLMYENTGREVHFIDSAEGGYAFAARQLKKQMADNQLK; encoded by the coding sequence ATGCCCAACTACCATTTTTACAGAGATTTGCCGCTTGTAACGGACTTTGAGAAAATATTTGACGATAGTACATACGTGCCCGTGCCGCCTGATTGGTATGTGGTCATTACGGACGTGATGGGCTCTACCAAAGCCATTGAGGAAGGCCGCTACAAAGACGTAAATATTGCGGGAGGCATTGCCACGATGGCTGTTTCTAATCTGTATAAAGATTTGGATTATCCGTTTGTTTTCGGTGGCGATGGCATCACATTTCTGATTCCTGAGGCAATCGCCCCGCAGGTAAAAGATATTTTGGTGGATACGCGCCAGATGTGCCGCGAGCATTTTAAATTGGATTTGCGGATTGGTTTTTTGCGTGTGGCCGATATTTACGCGGTCGGCGAGCGCATCGACATCGCCAAATTCAAGGTGTCGCAGCCCTACAATCAGGCCATGATTAGCGGTAGCGGTTTGGATTATGCCGAAAGCAAGCTAAAAAGCCGCACGGAAGGGCATTTGTACGCTGTGCCAGAAGATTATGTGCCGCAGCAAAAAGCCGATTTTTCGGGTTTTACGTGCCGTTGGCAGGACATCAAAAGCCACAAAGGCGAAACCATTTCGTTGATTATTAAGCTCAAAAAAGAAGCTGACAAGCAGTTGCTCAAAGATATTTTTGAGGGAATACAAAACATACTCGGCACGGAACAAGACTATCATCCGCTTTCGGAAGAAAACATGAAGCTGGCCGATGAGTCGTATTTTACGAAAGAAGCTACGATACTTTCGCGCCAAACTAAAGGAGGCGAGGACTATGCGCGCTTTTTGAAAATCGCCAAACAAGAATCTTTTAATTTGAAATGGATTTTGCGCTTGCGGCTTAATATCACGTATCGCAAACACAAAGCCCGCGTGTTGGACGTAAAAAAAACAAACATGATTGCTTCTGATTTTCGTAAATACGATGGCACACTCAAAATGGTATTGTCGTGTACGCGTGCCAATCGGGAGCGGCTGGCGGCCTATCTGGAAAGTGTATATCAGCAAGGCCAAATTTATTACGGGGTTCATGCTTCTGATCGCGCTTTGATGACTTGTCTCATGTACGAGAACACAGGCCGCGAAGTGCATTTTATAGACAGTGCCGAAGGTGGCTACGCATTTGCCGCACGCCAACTCAAAAAACAAATGGCTGATAATCAATTAAAATAA
- a CDS encoding CDGSH iron-sulfur domain-containing protein has translation MSKTKITVKPNGSFRVEGDFEIVDVNGNTFGLGGRDFVSLCRCGLSAQMPFCDGAHKGKFESDPQPFDLPPKPPMPPVK, from the coding sequence ATGAGCAAAACCAAAATTACGGTCAAGCCTAACGGTTCGTTTCGTGTGGAAGGCGATTTTGAGATAGTGGACGTAAACGGCAATACGTTCGGCTTAGGTGGCCGCGATTTCGTTTCTTTGTGTCGTTGTGGCCTCTCGGCGCAAATGCCCTTTTGCGATGGCGCACACAAAGGCAAGTTTGAAAGCGACCCGCAACCCTTCGATTTGCCTCCAAAACCACCCATGCCCCCAGTGAAATAG